From the genome of Spinacia oleracea cultivar Varoflay chromosome 2, BTI_SOV_V1, whole genome shotgun sequence, one region includes:
- the LOC110797926 gene encoding uncharacterized protein, whose translation MVGLSVGETNFIRGGIAQDLRCDGRKRLSYRPIHIDTGVIPQANGSARVRIGGTDVIASVKAELGRPNSAQPGKGKVSIHIDCSATAAPIFQGKGGEALSTELAADLQRCLLGGKSGAGAGIDLSSLSIVEGKVCWDLYLDGLVVSSDGNMLDALGAAIKAALSNTGLPKVNVIAADATSSGDQPEVDVSDEEFLQFDTSAVPVIVTLTKVGKHYIVDATEEEESQMSSAMSISINRKGLICGLTKRGGAGVDPSIVLDMISVAKNVSENFINVLDSEIAAAEAREEE comes from the exons ATGGTGGGATTATCAGTTGGAGAAACGAACTTTATTCGAGGTGGTATTGCTCAAGATCTTCGTTGTGATGGTCGAAAACGCTTATCTTATCGACCAATTCATATTGATACTGGGGTCATTCCACAG GCAAATGGTTCAGCAAGAGTGCGAATTGGGGGAACGGATGTCATTGCTAGTGTGAAG GCCGAACTAGGGAGGCCGAATTCGGCTCAACCTGGTAAAGGAAAGGTTTCAATACATATTGATTGCAGTGCTACAGCTGCACCTATCTTTCAG GGCAAAGGGGGTGAAGCATTATCCACAGAACTTGCTGCTGATCTTCAGCGCTGCCTCTTGGGCGGTAAGAGTGGAGCAG GAGCTGGAATTGATCTTTCATCCCTATCTATCGTGGAAGGGAAGGTTTGTTGGGATCTTTATCTTGATGGCCTTGTGGTTAGCTCAGATGGGAATATGCTGGATGCCTTAGGTGCTGCAATCAAG GCTGCATTAAGTAATACTGGGCTTCCTAAAGTGAATGTCATTGCTGCTGATGCGACATCTTCTGGTGATCAACCTGAAGTTGATGTTAGTGACGAAGAATTTCTACAGTTTGACACTTCTGCTGTCCCCGTCATAGTTACATTAACCAAG GTAGGGAAACACTATATAGTTGATGCAACAGAAGAGGAGGAATCTCAAATGAGTTCAGCAATGTCTATCTCTATTAACAGGAAGGGTCTTATATGTGGTCTTACTAAGCGTGGGGGTGCAGGTGTAGATCCAAGCATAGTCCTTGATATGATCTCAGTAGCAAAAAATGTGAGCGAGaattttataaatgtattaGACTCCGAGATAGCTGCTGCAGAAGCTCGTGAGGAAGAATGA